Part of the Polaribacter sp. Hel1_33_78 genome is shown below.
TTTTTCCCAACCATCAGTTTGGTATCAAGCGCATGTAACAACTCCGGATTATGAAATGTATGGATTTCATTTAGCACTAATTCCTTTTCCACTTTTAGGGCATAATAAAGACTACGCTTTTGGTTTAACGATGTTTGAAAATGATGATATAGATTTTTATGTGGAACAAGAAAATCCCGAAAACAGAAATCAATATACATCAGAAAATAGATTTATAGATTATAAATTAATTGAAAAACGTATTAAAATTAAAGATAGAAAAGACAGTGTTTATGAGATAAAAGTAAGTAAGCATGGACCTGTAATGAATGGAATTATTGATCATTTAGATGATGAGCGTTCAATTGCTATGCAATGGATTTATACTAAAGGTAAAAATCAAATTTTGGATGTAGCTTATGAGATTTCTCATGCTAATAATTTATCAGAATTTAAAAAAGGAGCCAGTAAATTACATGCACCAGGTTTAAATATGATGTATGGTGATGCGGAAAATAATATTGCCTGGTTTGCTTCCGGAAAATTATATACTTATAGAGATTCTTTATACACAAAAACCTATTTAGATGGAGCTTCTGGAAAGGATGAAATTCTAGGGTATTTAGATTTTGAAGAAAATCCGCAAGCGGTAAATCCAAGGTGGAATTATGTGTATTCTGCAAACAATCAGCCAGATTCTGTTGCAGGAATGCTATATCCTGGATATTATTTAAATGAAGATAGAGGTAAAAGAATTGTCAATTTGTTAGAGCCAAAAAATGATTGGACCAAGGAAGATGTTGCAAAAATGATGTTCGATGTTACTTCTCCAAATGCACCAATTATTATTGCTGATCTTATAAAATCAATAAATCAGAGAGATTTGTCTGTGAGTGAGAAAAAAGCAATTTATTTTTTAAAAAACTGGAAAGGTAATTTTGAGATAGAAGAAGTTGGACCTGTAATTTATAATCGAATGGTATATGAGTTTCAGAAAAACACTTTTGCAGATGAAATGGGAAAATCTTACAGTCAGTTTGCGAATACGCCTTTCATAGAGAAGATATTACCAGTGCAAGCAAAAAGAGTGAATTCTGTTTGGTGGGACAATATTATGACCAAGGATAAAATTGAAAATAAAGAAGATATTATCAATACATCTTTTAAAAATGCGTTTGCTTTCTTACAAAACCAATTAGGAGGGAATGTTGAAGATTGGACATGGAAAAGAGTTATTTCTGTAGAATATAAACATGCAGTTGGTGAAGTTGCAGGTTTAAGAAAATATTTTAATGTAGGTCCTTTTGTAACCGCTGGAGGAGATCAAGTAATTAATAATCAAATTTACGATATT
Proteins encoded:
- a CDS encoding penicillin acylase family protein, translated to MKFFKKLLKIIIGLLVLFIVGVWLFSKTYHPNYNDEIKIKNLSEEVSIYFDDIGVPHIYAKNQKDAYMALGYVHAQDRLWQMELIRRIASGRLSEIFGEKLIRTDKLFSGLGIEEASEKTIANLDKNSPKYKLAMAYLDGLNQYIEEGKTPLEFTLVGVEKENYTLKDMYNVFGYMAFSFAIAHKTDPLLTEVNEKLGDTYFKELIGGESENLTIIKNEKNAALTGRFAKAINDLYDVLPISPFIGSNSWVIGADKTKNGKVIFANDPHIGFSQPSVWYQAHVTTPDYEMYGFHLALIPFPLLGHNKDYAFGLTMFENDDIDFYVEQENPENRNQYTSENRFIDYKLIEKRIKIKDRKDSVYEIKVSKHGPVMNGIIDHLDDERSIAMQWIYTKGKNQILDVAYEISHANNLSEFKKGASKLHAPGLNMMYGDAENNIAWFASGKLYTYRDSLYTKTYLDGASGKDEILGYLDFEENPQAVNPRWNYVYSANNQPDSVAGMLYPGYYLNEDRGKRIVNLLEPKNDWTKEDVAKMMFDVTSPNAPIIIADLIKSINQRDLSVSEKKAIYFLKNWKGNFEIEEVGPVIYNRMVYEFQKNTFADEMGKSYSQFANTPFIEKILPVQAKRVNSVWWDNIMTKDKIENKEDIINTSFKNAFAFLQNQLGGNVEDWTWKRVISVEYKHAVGEVAGLRKYFNVGPFVTAGGDQVINNQIYDIDSTGVYKVKAGPSTRRVVDFSDVENSFAIVPTGQSGRVFSKHYKDQAQKYLNGEFVKMKINQSEIERSKNLLVLKPKK